The following nucleotide sequence is from Novipirellula artificiosorum.
AGCAGAAGAATCATCTGAATCGTCTCGTTCTTTTTCTGGGTTAGTGGTTGGCTATGAAGATGAGCTATTCCCGGTTGAACGAGGACGCTATCCTGCGCCGCGTTTTTGATAGCGTCGCTTTTTCTTCAGCGGAGTTTTTGCGGCGTCCGTAGCTGGTTTCGTTTCGTCCCGAATTCCGTCGAGATACCAGTCGAAGTACTTGGCACCGGCGGTGCGTTTGGCCGGCTTGGCTCTGTTGACGATTCCCGGTGGCGTCAACTCTGTCGACCATTGCTCTAATTCTTCCAGCATCTCTTGCGCGACATTTGGATGCAACGCGGCGAGGTTTTTTGATTCTCCGATGTCGCTGCTGAGGTCAAACAAATACTCGCGTTCGTTCAGCCGCACATACTTCCAGGTCCCCTTGCGCATTGCTGACTGATCATTCCAACGCCAGAAGAGCGATTCATGAGGCGCCGCTTTCTGACTGCCGTCCAGGAACGGAATCAGATTCACTCCATCAAGTTCAGGATCTCTCGGCAGCCCGGCTACGGCAACCGCGGTCGCGGCGACGTCTAGTGTGATCACAGGCAGCGAGTAGACCTGGCCGTTTGGAATTCTTCCCTTCCAGTAGACGGCAAAGGGCACTCGGATTCCGCCTTCGGTCAGCATTCCTTTCTCACCATTGAGTGGATCGTTCAGAGATCCGTCCCAGCCAGGTCCGGTCGGAGCATCCAGTTTATGAAGCTTTAGCGGTGCGCCGTTGTCACTGATCACGAAGATCAACGTGTCTTCTTCCAGTTGGTGTCGGCGAAGCAACTGCATCATTTTGCCAACACCGTCATCGACCGCCGAAAGCATCGCGAGGGCCTTGCGTCGGCGTTCCGGCATCTTTCCGGGGAACCGCTTGAGGTACTTCGGTGGGGGATCGAGCGGCACGTGGGGAGCGCGATAGGCAGCGTAGAAAAAGAAAGGCTTGTCTTTGAAGCGATCGATGAACGTGCAGGCAAAGTCGGTTACCAGTTCCAGGTGATAACCACCACCTTTCCGTTCCTGTGGCGAGATATCTTCGCCCTGCAGATTCATGTTCCAGTGACCAGGCGTCTTGCTGCGTTTGATCAGTACTTTGTCGAATCCGAGTCTAGCAATGTCTCCACTGTCGTTGGAACCAAGGTGTGACTTGCCGGCCATGCCGGTGACGTAGCCGGCTTGCTTCAAACGCTTCGGAAGATTCTGCATCGTCCTGAAGCGATCCAACACGTCGCCTTCACTGTAAGCTCCGTTGGCTTCCATTCCAAAACGGTTTTGATAGACCCCTGAAATCAATCCAGCGCGCGAGGGAGCGCATTGGGGTGCGGTGCAGTAGCCGTCGGTCATGCGAGCTCCACCCGTCGCCAACGCATCGATATTGGGCGTTGCCACATCCTCAAAAATGCCCTGGCAGCTGAGATCCGAATAGCCGTGATCATCTGTGTAGATCACAATAACATTCGGAGGCCGCTCAGCTGCGTAACCAGTCAAACAGTAATAGCATGTTGCCAACAACGTGCAAAAGACATGGATGGAATTCTTGCACAAACTAGCTATCGTATTTCTTTTTAAGTCCATTATGATTCAAAGCCCTTTCATGCGTAGAATCGTGACAGACAGGGGTTTCAGGGTATAGCCAAACGCCTTCCCAGCCTGGGTAAAGGTCGATGTCACCGGCGAAATCTTCAGCGGATGCGCAAAGGAGTTCTCGTCTTCGGGACGATCGCCATGCAGGGTGATGACGGAGACGGTCTTGTCGAGGTCCCCAAATCCCTTGAGGCTTAAACGGACATCCCGGCCCTGCGTTCTGGCATTCACCAGCTTAACAATCACCTCACCGGTTGTCTCGTCCACACCGGCATTGGCAAAGAAATTGGGCGCTTCGCGAATGGTGACATCCGTTCTATGAATCAACTCGCCGTCCAGGAAACAGCTGACTTGATTGCCCTGGAGCACGATCCTAATATCGTACCAGCGGCCCTTTTCAATGGCTCCGTCTTTAGACGTGACAACACTGGCTGAGTTGTCTGCCACCAATTGAACGGTGTGACGGCTGTTACCCCAGCCGCCCAGGTTCCACTGCACATGCGAGTTGTCCTGATGGCGAAAGACGATGATGAACCCCTCTGCCCCACGATTGCGTTTGGCTTTTAACTCCAGGGTGTAGTCGGACCAACTTGTGTCCCCAACGACCGTCAAGGTATCTGTGGCCAAAGGATCCGTCTGGCGGTATGCGTCCTTTTGCGTTTCCCAAGTCCCCCGTTCGCTGTTCCAATCTGCGCTGCCCTGGGAAAATGCAGAAGCATAGAGCACCCGGTCCCCCTGGGTGACGCGCAGATCCTTGAACTCCGCATCCGTTAACCAGGTACGCAAGCCAATACGCCCCCGGGGCTCGATCGGGGCCGGTGCCTCCAGGTTGGAAACGGCGGTTTCGCACATCACGGTCGGCAAGTGCTCGGCAAACATCTTCTGCACATAAAACGAGCTTCGACCCAAAACCCGGCTGCTATTGAAACGAATCAGATTGACGTCCCACTCGCGGTCGTTGAC
It contains:
- a CDS encoding sulfatase family protein; amino-acid sequence: MIYTDDHGYSDLSCQGIFEDVATPNIDALATGGARMTDGYCTAPQCAPSRAGLISGVYQNRFGMEANGAYSEGDVLDRFRTMQNLPKRLKQAGYVTGMAGKSHLGSNDSGDIARLGFDKVLIKRSKTPGHWNMNLQGEDISPQERKGGGYHLELVTDFACTFIDRFKDKPFFFYAAYRAPHVPLDPPPKYLKRFPGKMPERRRKALAMLSAVDDGVGKMMQLLRRHQLEEDTLIFVISDNGAPLKLHKLDAPTGPGWDGSLNDPLNGEKGMLTEGGIRVPFAVYWKGRIPNGQVYSLPVITLDVAATAVAVAGLPRDPELDGVNLIPFLDGSQKAAPHESLFWRWNDQSAMRKGTWKYVRLNEREYLFDLSSDIGESKNLAALHPNVAQEMLEELEQWSTELTPPGIVNRAKPAKRTAGAKYFDWYLDGIRDETKPATDAAKTPLKKKRRYQKRGAG